Proteins encoded by one window of Dendropsophus ebraccatus isolate aDenEbr1 chromosome 4, aDenEbr1.pat, whole genome shotgun sequence:
- the LOC138789211 gene encoding protein FAM133A-like: MEDQEEIVKRKAARKRRRLILDSSDNEKTSVTSKGRKRRRETLGSEKTPRCTVDSSDDEKTSLKSQRRRKRSSEKSNHGENRQKKEDMARKRRPILDSSDDEKTSLKSQRRRKRSSEKSNHGEARQEKKEDMAGKRQAKKRHILDSAVEEKKPPMKIQKKEEKQEDQAGSAATLPPDYLCILQKDEA; encoded by the exons ATGGAGGACCAGGAGGAGATTGTGAAGAGAAAGGCagcgaggaagaggagaagactcATCTTGGACTCATCGGACAATGAGAAGACTTCAGTGACGAGcaaagggaggaagaggagacgggAAACCTTGGGCTCTGAGAAGACACCAAGATGCACCGTGGACTCATCGGACGATGAGAAGACTTCATTGAAGAGCcagcggaggaggaagaggagctctgAGAAGTCCAACCATGGAGAGAACAGACAGAAGAAGGAAGACATGGCGAGGAAGAGAAGACCCATCTTGGACTCATCGGACGATGAGAAGACTTCATTGAAgagccagaggaggaggaagaggagctctgagaagtccaaccatggagaggccagacaggagaagaaggaagacatgGCGGGGAAGAgacaggccaagaagaggcacatcctggattctgcagtggaagagaagaagccaccaatgaagatccagaagaaagaagaaaagcaggaaGACCAGGCCGGCTCAG CGGCCACACTGCCACCAGATTACTTATGTATTTTACAAAAAGACGAGGCCTAA